The DNA segment CGACCAGCGCAGCCAGGACTCCTGCAGCACGTCCTCGGCGTCGGCCGCCGAGCCGAGCAGCTCGTACGCGACCGTGAAGAGCAGCCCGCGGTGCACGAGGAACGGGTCGACGCCCGGTTCGTCGCTCATGCCGCCGAGCCGAGTTCCGCCGAGCCGCGTTCCACCGGGCCGCGTTCCGCCGGGTCGACGTCCGCCTCTCGCACCGCGAGCGGCGCGAGCCCGCATTCCGCCGCGAACTCCGAGGACCGGATGCCGAGCGCGACGTTCATCCGCGCGGTCAGGTTCATGAACCCCACGCGACCCGCGAGCTCGACGAGCGCGGCCGGCCCGAGCGCATCGAGGAGTCTCGCCGAGAGCTCGTCGGTCACCGCCGGCGGCGTCGCACTCATGGCCTCGGCGTAGGCCATGACGTCGCGTTCGAGCGGGGAGAACACGGATGCCTCGCGCCACCGCGGCACCTCGCGCACCTTCTCCTCGTCGAGGCCGCGGTCGTGCGCGAGGAAGTAGTGCAGATCGAGGCAGAACCCGCAGCCGATCGTCGCGGCCGCCGCCATCGCGGCGTACGAGGCGAGCTGTGGGTCGAGCTCGCCCCAGCCGTCGACCTTGCGTCCGATCGTCATCGAGTCCTTCATGACGGCCGGATGGTGCCACAGCACGCCGATCGAATCGGGCACCTTGCCGAGCATCTTGCGGGAGATGAGCTTGACCGCGGCGCCGTACAGGCCCGTCACCTCGGTCGGCGGAATGCGGGTGGTCTCCATGATGCGTCCTCCGTCGCGTTCGGCGTTCGAATGCGGTTCGAACGGTCCGTCGGCATGAAGACACCGGGCGGCGCGCAGCTGTGACATCCGCCGAACGTTGTCATGGTTCGGGGATCGCGCGCGCGAAGCCTTCGAGCGTGACGAGCCGCGGGTGCGGCCCGCGCCGCTGACCCGTCTCGAGGCCGTCGATCGCGGCGAGCTCGTCGTCGCTCAACTCGAAGTCGAACACGTCGAAGTTCTCGCGCAGCCGCTCGGGTCGCACCGACTTCGGGATCGCCTGACGCCCCTGCTGCAGATGCCACCGCAGCATGACCTGGGCGCGCGTCTTGCCGTGCGCGTCGCCGATCGCCCCGAGCACGGGGTCATCGAAGACGGTCGCGCCGCGCTTCCAGTAGGCCGTGATGCCGCCGATCGGCGACCATGCCTGGGTGATCGTGCCTGCCGCGGCATCCGCCTCTTGCACCGCGCGCTGCTGGAAGTAGGGGTGCAGCTCGATCTGATTGACCGCAGGAACGACGGATGTCTCGGCCGCGAGCTCCTCGAGATGCTGCGCCAGGAAGTTGCTCACGCCGATGGCACGCACGCGGCCGTCGGCGAGGAGCTGCTCGAGCGCTCGGTACGCGCCGACCGTGAGGTCGAACCGCGACGGCAACGGCTGGTGGAGGATCAGCAGGTCGAGCCGATCGACGCCGAGCTTGCCGACGCTCTTCTCGAACGCGTGCAGCGTCTCGTCGTAGCCGAAGTCGCTGATCCACACCTTCGTCTCGATGAAGACGTCGTCGCGGTCGAGGCCCGACCGGCGAATGCCCTCGCCGACGCCCTCCTCGTTGCGGTACGCCGCGGCCGTGTCGATGTGCCGGTACCCGATGGCGAGCGCCGTCTCGACGACGTCGGCCGTGATGTCGGGCGGGGTCTGGTACACGCCGAGCCCGAGGGCCGGCATCGTGGCGCCGTTGTTCAGAGTGAGCGCGGGAGTGGCGGTCATGTGGTTCATGGTGCTCTGGTGGTGGACAGGATCGCCAGATAGAATTCAACTGATCGAATGATTGGAGGCGATGTCATGAGCGCCGGTACCCTCATCCGCACCGCCCGCCGCAATCGGCGATTGACGCAAGACGGCCTCGGCCGACGCGCCCGATTGAGCCAGTCGCACATCTCCCTCATCGAGGGCGAGCGGCAGAATCCGTCGTTCGAGACCGTCGAGCGCGCGCTCGGCGCGGCCGGGCATCGCCTGATCGCAGTCCCGACGCTTCGAGCGGATGTCTCGACCGTCGCCGCAGAGATCCGCGGCGACCTGTCGTACGGTCGGCCCAACCTCGCCCTCCGGCGGTTCCTCCAGCTCAACGACAATCTGAGTGCCGAACACGGCGCCGTCCGGTTCGCACTCGCGATCACCGAGCCTGAGCCGACGGGGTCGAAGCAGTGGGACGCCGCGATCGGCGGACTCGTCGAATACCACCTCACCGCCGAAGGGCTTCCCCTCCCCGACTGGGCGAACGCAGACTCGCGGTTCCTCACTCGTTCGTGGGTGTTCGGCACCGGGCCGTACACCCTCGCGCCCGACCCCGATCATGTCCCCGATGCATTCGCCCGTCGTCGCGTACTCATCGACGAAGACACCCTCCGCAGCGTATGAGACGGTTCGACGATGCGACGCTCTTCGACCGCGATCGGCTGATCGAGGCCCTTCGTCTCCTCATCGCCGAACTTCGCGAATCCGGCGAGCGCGGAGGCATCCGGATCATCGGCGGCGCCGCGCTCTCGCTCCGGTACTTCGACCGCGGCGTCACCGTCGACATCGACGCACACTTCATCGGTACGCACGAGACGATCGAACGGGCATCCGCACGCGTTGCCGACGCGCAGCAGTGGACGCCCGATTGGCTCAACAACGCAGCCGTCGGCTTCATCCCCGAGTACGGCGCGACTCGCATCGCATGGCAGACGATCTTCAACGACGGCGACATCATCATCGAGGTCGCTCCCGCAGACGCACTCCTCGCCATGAAGCTCCGCGCGAATCGCCCGGGCCGAGGGCTTCTACGCCGGTGAAGCCCTCCCCGATCGGGCGATCCGGATGGTAGAGCGCATCGTGCGCGTGGGCATCCCCGAAGCACCGGCACCGCAACCGCCCATCGATCTCGGGTAAGGACCGAAGGGCGCAGTCATGAAGTTCATCGTGCTGCATCTCCTCCCGACCCGTTAGCGTGAGCCCATGACGGATGACTCTCGACGTGGCGAACCCTGGTGGTACACGACGCCGTTCTCGGGCATCGCTACCGTCACGGCGATGGCCCTCCTCATCGGGGCGATGGGGTTCAACATCGGCGAGCAGGGCCCTGGCTTCGCGAACGTCGGGATCCTCATCGCCGCCGTCGTCGTGATCGGCGCGACCATCGCGTCGATCGTCATGAGTCGACGGCGCGACGGCGCCTGAACGATCAGGATGTCACCGGCAGGTGCCACCCTTCTTCCATGAGCAAGCAAGGCTGGGCCGACTTCCTCGCGGCACGCGACCGGGCGGACTGGGTGGTGCTGCACGGCGGGGCGACTGCGGTCTTCCGCACGGCGTCGATGGCGGATGCCGCCGCCCTCGCCGCGGCGATCGTCGGCGTTCCCGGGTTCGAGTCGGCAGGCGGCCTGCTCACGATCGCGGGTGCCCGCCTGACCGTGCGCCTGACGCGCGACGTGTACGAGCTCGAGCCAGAGCATCAGGCGCTCGCGCAGGCGGTGTCGGAGGTCGGGCGCGGGCTCGGCGCATCCGCCGATCGCTCGGCCGTGCGCGAGGTGCAGTTCGCGATCGCGGCGAAGCCCGACGATGCCGATCTCGGGTTCTGGCGAGCGGCGCTCGGGTACGACGACACGGGCGCCGACTCGGGCGACACGCTCGTCGACCCGATCGGCGTCGGGTCGGCCGTGTGGATGCAGCACCTCCCGACCGAGAAAGCACTGCGCCACGCGATGCACATCGACGTCTCGCTGCCGCGCGAAGAGGCCGAGGGGCGCCTCGCGGCGGCTCTCGCGGCGGGCGGGCGTCTCGTTCATGAGTCGGACGACGTATGGATCCTCGCCGATCGCGCCGGCAACAAGGTGTGCATCTGCCCGTGGCCCGACGGCGAGTGACGCGCGTAGGGTGACCCAGAGACATCCGAACGAGGGGTACCGATGGCCGAGCTCGCCCGCATCCAACCGAGCCTGTGGTTCGACTCCGACGCACGCGAGGCGATGGAGTACTACGTGAGCGTGTTCCCGAACTCGCACATCGGGTCGATCACCGAGTACCCCGCCGACTCCGACGAGAAGCACCTGTCGGGCATGGCGGGCAAGATCCTCAACGGGCAGTTCACGTTGAACGGGGTCGACTTCGTCTGCATCGACGGCGGCCCGTACTTCACCTTCACCGAGGCGATCTCGTTCGTCGTGCTCGCGAAAGACCAGGCCGAGCTCGACGACTACTGGGCGAAGCTCTCGCATGTGCCCGAAGCCGAGCAGTGCGGCTGGTGCAAAGACCGGTTCGGCCTCAGCTGGCAGATCATCCCCGAGAACATGGGCGACCTCACGAGAACGCCCGAGCAACTGCAGGTCGTGCTCGGGCAGAAGAAGATCGTCATCGCCGAACTCGAGGCGGCGGGCGCGGGCATCTGAAATGGCGGATGCCTCGGCGCCCGCCGTCCCGATAGGCTCGCCGTCGTGGCATCCGCGATCGCGTTCGTCGTCATCCTCGCCCTGCTCGCCGTCTTCCAGCTCGCCCTCGTCTTCGGCGCGCCGCTCGGCCGTTTCGCGTGGGGCGGGCAGCATCGCGTGCTGCCTGCGAAGCTCCGCGTCGGCAGCTTCGTGTCGATCCTCGTCTACGCGGCCATCGCGCTCCTCGCGCTCGACCGGGTCGGCGCGATCGACGTCGTGCCCGACCTCGTGTCGACGGTCGGCATGTGGGTCGTGTTCGGGTACTTCGTGCTCGGCATCCTCATGAACGCGATCTCGCGCAGCAAGCCCGAGCGGTACACGATGACGCCCGTCGTGACGGTGTTGGCCGTGCTGAGCCTGCTGATCGCGCTCTCGTGAACGCGCCGCGCACCTGAGGTTTCCTCTGTTGCAGCACCCCTGCACGGTGCCATGCTTCGAACGTGAGGGGAATCACCGAAACGACTGCGACGCCGTGGACCCGAGCGGGCGAGGAAGCCCGCGATGACGACATCCACTCGATCGACCTCTGGTGGCGCACCGCCAACTACCTGAGCGTCGGCCAGATCTACCTGCTCGACAATCCGCTCCTCCGCGAGCCGCTCACGGGCGATCACGTGAAGCCGAGGCTCGTCGGCCACTGGGGCACGACGCCGGGACTCAACTTCGTCTACGCGCATCTGAATCGCGCGATCCTCAGGCGCAAGCAGCCGACGATGTACATCATCGGGCCGGGGCACGGCGGGCCGGGGCTCGTCGCGGCATCCTTCCTCGACGGCACCTACACGACGACGTACCACGACCTCTCCTACGACGAAGCGGGCTTGAAGCGCCTGTTCACGCAGTTCTCGTTCCCTGGCGGCATCCCGTCGCACGTCGCCCCCGAGACGCCGGGGTCGATCCACGAGGGCGGCGAACTCGGCTATGCTCTGAGCCACGCCTACGGCGCCGCGTTCGACAACCCCGACCTCCTCGTCGCGGCGATCGTCGGCGACGGCGAGGCCGAGACGGGCCCGCTCGCGACGAGCTGGCACTCGAACAAGTTCATCGACCCCGCGACCGACGGCGTCGTGCTGCCGATCCTGCACTTGAACGGGTACAAGATCGCGAACCCGACGGTGCTCGCGCGCATCTCCGACGAGGAGCTCGTCCACCTCATGCAGGGATACGGGCACAAGCCCTATGTGTTCGTCGCGGGCTTCGACGACGAGGGCGACGAGTCCATCCACCGCCGGTTCGCGGCGCTCCTCGATGAAGCGCTCGACGAGATCGCCGAGATCAAGGCCGCGGCTGCGGAGGACCCCGACATGGACCGTCCCATGTGGCCCATGATCGTGTTGCGCACACCCAAGGGGTGGACGTGCCCGCCCGAGATCGACGGCAAGCGCACCGAGAACTCGTGGCGAGCCCACCAAGTGCCACTTGCCTCGGCGCGCGACACCGAGGCGCACCTGCAGGTGCTCGACGGGTGGCTCCGCTCGTACCGACCCGAGGAGCTCTTCGACGAGGACGGCGCCCCCGTCGCCGAGGTGACGGCGATCACGCCGCCGGGCGACCTCCGCATGAGCGCGACGCCGCATGCGAACGGCGGGATCCTGCTGCGCGACCTCACCCTCCCCGACTTCCGCGATTTCGGCGTCGACGTGCCGACGCCCGGCTCGTCGCCCGTCGAGGCGACGCGCGTGCTCGGCACGTGGCTCAAGGCGGTGATGGCAGCGAACCTCGACAACTTCCGCGTGTTCGCGCCCGACGAGCTCGCCTCCAACCGCATCCAAGCGGTGCTCGACGTGACCGACAAGGCGTGGAACGCAGCCCTCGACAGCGACGACGAACACTTGGGCAAGCGCGGCCAGGTCGTCGAGATGCTCTCGGAGCATCAGTGCCAAGGATGGCTCGAAGGGTATCTGCTGACCGGCCGGCACGGCCTGTTCACGTCGTACGAGGCGTTCATCCACATCGTCGACTCGATGTTCAACCAGCACGCGAAGTGGCTCAAGATCTCGCGCGAGATCGAGTGGCGCCGCCCGATCGCGTCGCTCAACTACCTGCTGTCGAGCCATGTGTGGCGACAGGACCACAACGGGTTCTCCCACCAGGATCCGGGGTTCATCGACCATGTCGTCAACAAGAAGGCCGAGGTCGTGCGGGTGTACCTGCCGCCGGATGCCAACACGCTCCTCAGCGTCTACGACCACTGCCTGCGCTCGCGCGACTACGTCAACGTCGTCGTCGCGGGCAAGCAGCCGCAGGCGTCGTGGCTCACGATGGACGAGGCGATCTTCCACTGCACGCGCGGCGCGGGCATCTGGGAGTTCGCGTCGAACGTGCCGACGGGCGAGGAGCCCGACGTCGTCATCGCCGCGTGCGGCGACGTGCCGACGCTCGAGGCGCTCGCCGCGATCGACATCATCCGCACCGAGCTGCCGGGCCTCAAGGTGCGGATGGTCAACATCGTCGACCTCATGCGCCTGCAGCCGTCGGAGGAGCACCCGCACGGCATGACCGACCTCGAGTACGACCAGCTCTTCACGACCGACAAGCCCGTCATCTTCGCGTATCACGGTTACCCGTGGCTCATCCATCGCCTCACGTACCGCCGCAACGGGCACAACAACCTGCACGTGCGCGGGTACAAGGAGGAGGGCACGACGACGACGCCGTTCGACATGGCGATGCTGAACGACCTCGATCGGTTCCACCTCGTGATGGATGTCATCGACCGCGTGCCGTCGCTCGGCTCGCGCGCTGCGCTGCTGCGGCAGAAGCTCGACGACCGGCGCATGGAGGCGCGCCGCTACGCGCGCCTCCACGGCGAGGATCCCGCGGACATCCGCGATTGGGTGTGGCCCGACGCGCGCGGGCTGTCGGATGTCTCGGCCGGCGTCAGCGCGACGGCCGCGACGGGCGGCGACAACGAGTAACGGCAGAGCCGACCTCTCCTGACCGCCGCCTCCCGTTTCCCCCCTTCCCTCTTCCCTCACGCCGAAGTCGCGCAAATGGTCGTCATTCCGAGCGAGTGAAGACCATTTGCGCGACCTCGGCGGGCGGCGGGGCGGCGGGCGGGGGCGAGGGGGCGGGGCGGTCAGTTCCCGAGCCGTGCGACGTCGACGATCGCGTCGGCGAACGCGTGCGGCGCCTCCTGCGGCAGGTTATGGCCGACGCCGCCCGAGACGGTTCGGTGCTCATAGGGTCCGGTGAACTTCCCCTTATAGGCGGCGGGCGGCGGGTGCGGGGCGCCGTTCGCGTCGCCCTCGAGCGTGATCGTCGGCACGGCGACGGGCGGGCCTGCCGCGAGCAGGCGTTCGGTGTCGTCGTACTGCGGCTCGCCGTCGGCGAGCCCCAGTCGCCACCGGTAGTTGTGCACGACGATCTCGACGTGGTCGGGATTGTCGAAGGATGTCGCGGAGCGGGCGAACGTCGCATCGTCGAACTGCCATTCGGGCGACGCCGTGCGCCAGATGAGCTTCGCGAACTCGTCGCGGTGCTGCGCGTACCCGTCGCGGCCGCGGTCGGTCGCGAAGTAGAACTGGTACCACCACGACAGCTCGGCGGCGGGCGGGAGCGGCGCGCGGTTCGCCGCTCGCGAGCCGATGAGGTACCCGCTCACCGACACGAGTCCCGCGACGCGCTCGGGGTGGAGTGCCGCGACGATCGCGGCCGTGCGGGCACCCCAGTCGAATCCGCCGACGACGGCCCGGTCGACGCCGAGGGCATCCAAGAGCGAAAGCGCGTCAAGCGCGAGCGCGGCCTGTTGGCCGTTGCGCGGCGCGCCGTCGTCGAGGAACCGCGTCGTGCCGTATCCGCGGAGGTGCGGCACGATCACGCGGTGCCCCGACGCGGCGAGCGACTCCGAGACATCCAGATAGCTGTGGATGTCGTAGGGCCAGCCGTGCAGCAGCAGCACCGCCGGGCCGTCGGCGGGTCCCGCCTCGGCGACGCCGACGCGCAACGCGCCGGCGTCGACCTGGCGGGTCTCGAAGGACTTCATCGCAACGGCCGGAACGCCGCCCGCAGCTCCTGGGTGAAGAGCTCGGGCTGCTCCCACGCGGCGAAGTGCCCGCCGCGGTCGAGCCGGTTGAAGTGGATGAGGTTGGGGTACGCCTCGGCCGCCCACGTGCGCGGCGCCGCATAGATCTCGTCGGGGAAGACGCTCACCGCGGTCGGGATCCGCACGCCCTTGGGCGCGAAGAACGGCAGCTTCGACTCCCAGTAGAGCCTCGCCGACGACACCGCAGTGTTCGTCACCCAGTACAGCGTGACGTTGTCGAGGATGTCGTCCTTCGAGAGCCCCTCGGGCACGCCCGCGAAGACGCGCGCGATGAGGTCGTAGCTGCGCGAGTCGTGATCGAGCATCCACGCGGCGAGGCCGACGGGCGAGTCGACGAGCCCGTAGAGGGTCTGCGGGCGGCCCGCCATCTCCTGCGCGTAGCCGAGGCCGTGGGCGTAGAAGAACGCGAGCTGATCCCACGCGCCCTGCTCTTCGGGCGTCAGGTCGGCGGGAGCCGGGTCGCCGTCGTCGAGCGCCTGCTGGATCGACGGCGGCACGGTCGCGGCCATGTTCGTGTGGATGCCGAGCAAGCCCTCGGGTTCGAGGAGCGCCATCTGCTCGGTCACGGCGTTGCCCCAGTCGCCGCCCTGTGCGACGTACCGGTCGTAGCCGAGGCGGCGCATGAGCTCGATCCACGCCTTCGCGATGCGGATCGGGTCCCAGCCGAGCTCCTCGGGCTTCGCCGAGAAGCCATGCCCGGGCAGCGACGGGATGACGACGTCGAACGCGTCGTCGGCGCTCCCGCCGAACGCGGTGGGGTCGGTGAGCGGCCCGATGATCTTCAGCTGCTCGATGATCGAGCCCGGCCAGCCGTGCGTGACGATGACGGGCAGCGCGCCCTCGTGCTTCGACTTCACGTGGATGAAGTGGATGTCGACGCCGTCGATCTCGGTGAGGAACTGCGGCACGGCGTTCAGGCGCGCTTCGACCTTGCGCCAGTCGTGCTCGTTCGCCCAGTAGTCGGCGAGCGCCTTCACGACCTCGAGCTGCACCCCCTGCGAGGGGTCGGGGGTCAGTTCGGGGTCGGGCCAGCGGGTCTCGCGCAAGCGGCGCAGGAGGTCGTCGAGGTCGGCCTGCGGGATCGCGACGGTGAAGGGGCGGATGTCGGTGGAGGCAGCGGTGTCGGTCATGCCCGAGATGGTCGTCGCCCGCGAGAAACCCCGCGTCGGGGACATCCGCCAATCGCACGCCGTGCGCTCCGCAGGTGAGGGGAATCCCCCAATCAGATCACGCCGTGCCGCAGCGCGAACGCCGTCGCCTCGCTCCGCCGCGCGACGCCGATCTTGCGGTAGAGGCTCGTGATGTGGCGCTCGACCGTGCGATCCGAGAGCCACATGACGGCCGCGATCTCCTTGTTGCTGAGGCCTTGCGCGAGCAGACCCAGCACCTCGGCCTCGCGGCGCGAGAGCGGCAGAGCCGTCAAAGCACGGCCGGATGCCTCGTGGCCGCCGTCGGCCGCGGCGGCCGCGCGGGGCGTCGGGGCCGACGGCTCAGGCGATGCCTCGCGCGGCAGCGCCTCGCCCTCGGCGACCAGCCGCGAGGCATCCCGGATGCTCCGTACCGCCGCCTGCAGCGACGGCCCCGTCTCCTCGGCGAGCGCCCGGAGCACGGCCGTCTGACGTTCGAGGGTCTCCTCGGCGATCACGCGTGCCGCGCGCTCGCGCGCGAGCCGGCGCGCCGTGTGGTTCGCGATCGCAGCCTGCCCGACCGCGACCCGCAGGAGGTGAGTCTCGGTGGGGGTCGGGAACTCGTCGCGTGCCGCCGAGACGACGACGAGGCCCGACTCCCAGGGGAGTGCGATGGGCACGCGCGCGACGCGGTACCGGCCGTGCTCGTCGAGATCGACCTCGGTCGTCGTGATGCCCGCGCCGGTCGAGTCCCCCGCCTCGAGCGCGACGGCGAGTTCGGCGGACGGCTCGGGACCCGACGGCCGCCAGGCCTCGACCTCGTCGAACCGCGCGTACGCGCCGTCGAGGTCGAGCACCCCGACGAGCACGCTCAAGAGTCCCGACACGATCTCGGGTGCCTCGTGGTCGACCCACATGGCGGGCAGCGCGAGGAGGGCGCCGAGGTCGCGCGCCCAACGGCCGGCGTCGACCCCGCCGTCGGTCATGCGTGCGGCTCGCGCTCGGCGAGGAAGTCGCGCGGCGGCGCGAAGAACGGGTTCTCGTGGAGCATCCCGCCGATGAACACGATGGGGTGCGTGCGCAGGATGTCGACGACGAACGCCCCGTCGAACCGCGACGCGTCGTAGCCGCAGATGACGACGTGCCGGTGCTTGGCGTGGATGAAGTTCGCCCTCGCCTCGAACTCGATGAGATCATCGCCGACGGGTGCGCCGCCAGCGTCGCTGCCGTTCGCCCACCCCATGTCGGCGACGAGACGGATGCGCGGCGCCGCCCGGTCGACGAGCACGCGCTCGAGCTCGTCGAGCATCGCGTCGGGGTCGAAACTCCCGCCTCGGAGGTACGTCTCCTCCCACGTGCGCACCTCGAACCGCCGCTCGGAGAGGAGCCCGGCCGAATCGTAGCCGAGGTGCCGCAGGCGGTTCACGGGCGCGGCGGACTCGGCTGGATCTACGAAGTACAGCAGGCGATCGCCGCCGTCGAGGCCCTGCTGCGCGAACGCGTCGAGCACGGCCTGCGCCTCGTCGGGGCCGGTCCAGAACGCGCACACGTGCCGATAGCGGTCGAGCACACCGCCGGCGAACGTGACGGGCTCGGCCGGGTCGAGTGCGTCTTTCGCCATGGGGAACTCGTTCCGCCGGGGACAGGGGCAGGCTACTCCCCGGCAGGCGGGCCGGACAACGGGCGAACGGCTACAGCGCCCCCGTCGCCGCCGTCTCGCGCACGACCCCCGCGCCCTCGAACACGAGCAGCCGGTCGGCGAGCTTGTCGACGAAGAACCGGTCGTGCGACACGACGACGATCGCGCCCGGGAAGTGCGTGAGCGCGCGCTCCATGACCTGGGTGCTCGTGAGGTCGAGATGGTTCGTGGGCTCGTCGAGCACGATGACGGCCGCGCCCGAGAGCAGGCACTGGGCGATCGCGACGCGCGCCTTCTGCCCGCCCGAAAGGGTGCCGATCTTCTGCTGCAGGTCGGCCTCGGAGAACTGCAGCATCGCGAGGAAGCGCCCGACGCTCTTCTTCGTCGCCGTGAAGGCGAGCGAGTCGGGGTAGGCGTTGACGGCGTGCCCGACGGTGTCGGTGAGGTCGAGCTCGGCGTAGACGCGGTTGTACGAGACGAACCGCGCGCCCTTCGCCCACCGCACGCTGCCCGCATCGGGCTCGGTCTCGCCCGTCAGCACGTCGAGGAGAGTCGACTTGCCCGATCCGTTCGACCCGATGACGGCGACGCGGTCGCCGCGCTGCAGGTCGAACGACACGTTCTCGAAGAGCGGCGCGCCGCCGAAGCCCTTCGCGAGCCCCGTGACCGTGAGCAGGTCGTTCGAGACCTTGAGCTCGTCGTAGATCGACGTGATGATCTGGTCGATCGGCCGCGGCGCCTGGCGCTTCTTGATGTCGGCGAGGCGACGCGCGACGGCGTTCGAGGGGTTGCGGGATGCCTCGCGGCGGGCCGCTGCCGCGGCCTGCTCGTACGCCAGCAGTTCCTCCTCATGGGCGAACTGGCGCTCGAGCATCTTGAGCCGCGACTGCTTCGCGTGCACGTACTCCGAGTACCCGCCCTCGTACTCCTGCAGGCGGTAGTTCTCGATCTCGACGATGCGCGTGACGACGCCGTCGAGGAACTGCCGGTCGTGCGAGACGACGAGCACGGCGCCCGCGAAGCCCGCGAGCCAGTTCTCGATCCAGCGGACGCCGTCGAGGTCGAGGAAGTTCGTGGGCTCGTCGAGGAGGAGCACGTCGGGCGCTTGCACGAGGATCAGCGCGAGCGCGGCGCGGTTGCGCCATCCGCCCGACAGCCGGTCGACGGGCAGGTGCCGGCGCTCCTCGTCGAAACCGAGGCGCGTGAGCACGGTGTCGATCGTCGTCTCGTACGTCCACCCGCCGATCGCGTCCATGCGCTCGAAGAGCGCGCCCTGCTCGGCGAGGAGCTTCGTCATCGCGGCATCCGACATCGGGTCTGCGAACGCCGCGCCGATCTCGTCGATGCGCGCCTGGGTCGCGTGCACCTCGGTGAAGTGGCCGCGGAGGATCTCGTGGACGCTCCGCTCGCCGTCGAGCTCGGAGAACTGCGAGAAGTAGCCGATCGTGGTGCCCTGCGTGACATCCACCGTGCCCGAGCTCGGCTCTCGGCGACCGAGGACGACCTCGAGGAAGCTCGTCTTGCCCGTGCCGTTCTTGCCGATGAGGCCGATGCGGTCGCCCCGACGGAGCTTCAGGAACGCCTCTTTCAGAACGGGTCGCCCGTCGTACTCGATGCCGACGTCGTTCAGGCGGATGAGGCTCACGGGGTTCGAGCCTAACCGGCGAGAATGTGAGGATGACCCCCGCCGTCTTCGACCCCGACCGCTTCGACGCCGACGTCGCCGTGATCGGCCTCGGTGCGATCGGATCGAGCGCGGCCTGGCGGCTCGCCGCGCGGGGGCTGGATGTCATCGGGTTCGAGCAGTTCGAGCCGGGCCACGCGTGGGGCGGGTCGACGGGAGCGACTCGGCTGTTCCGGGTCGCGTGCCTCGAGCATCCCGGGCTCACGCCCATCGCGCGGCGTGCCCGCGACCTCTGGCGCGAGCTCGAGGCATCCGGCGGTCAGTCGCTCTTCCTCGAGACCGGCGGGCTCATGATCGGGCCGCCCGATTCGCACATCGTCGAGGGCACCCTGGCCGCAGCCGTCTCGCATGATCTGCCCGTCGAGCGGCTCGACGCCTCCGAGATCGCGAATCGCTTCCCCGGGCACGCGCGGCTCGAGCCGGGCGACATCGGCGTCTGGGATCCCGAGGCGGGCATCCTGCGACCCGAGGCGGCGATCGTCGCGGCCGTCGACGCGGCCCGCGCCGCGGGCGCGCGCATCGTCACGGGCACGCGCGTGACGGCGGTCGAGTCCGATGCCGACGGCGTCACGATGCGGACGGATGCCTCGGTGTTCCGCGTGCGGCAGGTCGCCGTGACGGCGGGCCCGTGGATCGGGCGCTTCCTGCCCGGCGTGCCGCTCACGCCGCACCGGGTCGTGATGACCTGGTTCCGAGCGCGCGGCGGGCACTCCGCCGACCTCGACCGGTTGCCCGTGTTCATCCGCAGCGTGCCGGGACGCGACACCTGGATCTGGGGGCACGGCGCGTTCGCGGGCGACGGGCTGAGCCCCGCGTTCGACGTCAAGGTCGGCCCCGAGTTCGACGGGCCGTTCGACGCCGACGACCCCGACGCGATCGACCGCGAGATCCGCCCCGAGGAGTTCGAACTCATCGCCGACCTCGTGGCCGCGACCTTCCCCGACGTCGAGCCCTGGCCGTCGGCCGCGACGACGTGCATCATGACGCACACGCCCGACGGGCAGTTCGTCGTCGGGGCGACCCGCGA comes from the Agromyces protaetiae genome and includes:
- a CDS encoding aldo/keto reductase codes for the protein MTATPALTLNNGATMPALGLGVYQTPPDITADVVETALAIGYRHIDTAAAYRNEEGVGEGIRRSGLDRDDVFIETKVWISDFGYDETLHAFEKSVGKLGVDRLDLLILHQPLPSRFDLTVGAYRALEQLLADGRVRAIGVSNFLAQHLEELAAETSVVPAVNQIELHPYFQQRAVQEADAAAGTITQAWSPIGGITAYWKRGATVFDDPVLGAIGDAHGKTRAQVMLRWHLQQGRQAIPKSVRPERLRENFDVFDFELSDDELAAIDGLETGQRRGPHPRLVTLEGFARAIPEP
- a CDS encoding VOC family protein, which translates into the protein MSKQGWADFLAARDRADWVVLHGGATAVFRTASMADAAALAAAIVGVPGFESAGGLLTIAGARLTVRLTRDVYELEPEHQALAQAVSEVGRGLGASADRSAVREVQFAIAAKPDDADLGFWRAALGYDDTGADSGDTLVDPIGVGSAVWMQHLPTEKALRHAMHIDVSLPREEAEGRLAAALAAGGRLVHESDDVWILADRAGNKVCICPWPDGE
- a CDS encoding helix-turn-helix domain-containing protein; translated protein: MSAGTLIRTARRNRRLTQDGLGRRARLSQSHISLIEGERQNPSFETVERALGAAGHRLIAVPTLRADVSTVAAEIRGDLSYGRPNLALRRFLQLNDNLSAEHGAVRFALAITEPEPTGSKQWDAAIGGLVEYHLTAEGLPLPDWANADSRFLTRSWVFGTGPYTLAPDPDHVPDAFARRRVLIDEDTLRSV
- a CDS encoding carboxymuconolactone decarboxylase family protein, with the protein product MSQLRAARCLHADGPFEPHSNAERDGGRIMETTRIPPTEVTGLYGAAVKLISRKMLGKVPDSIGVLWHHPAVMKDSMTIGRKVDGWGELDPQLASYAAMAAAATIGCGFCLDLHYFLAHDRGLDEEKVREVPRWREASVFSPLERDVMAYAEAMSATPPAVTDELSARLLDALGPAALVELAGRVGFMNLTARMNVALGIRSSEFAAECGLAPLAVREADVDPAERGPVERGSAELGSAA
- a CDS encoding VOC family protein, with amino-acid sequence MAELARIQPSLWFDSDAREAMEYYVSVFPNSHIGSITEYPADSDEKHLSGMAGKILNGQFTLNGVDFVCIDGGPYFTFTEAISFVVLAKDQAELDDYWAKLSHVPEAEQCGWCKDRFGLSWQIIPENMGDLTRTPEQLQVVLGQKKIVIAELEAAGAGI